Proteins encoded together in one uncultured Sphaerochaeta sp. window:
- the rbsK gene encoding ribokinase gives MAERVTVIGSFVVDLMARSPHIPVQGETVKGSIFKMGPGGKGSNQAVAAHRSGGDVVLVTKVGNDVFGKVAKDFYAGEQMDSRYVFEDPELATGIALIMVDEHTSQNSITVVPGACGAISQEEIRSIDSILDDTNVLVAQLETNLDILPPAVERVHASGGIALLNPAPAPVEPLEDSFIGMFDLVTPNETEASCLTGIDVVDRESAHKAALALQAKGVKDVIITMGKMGCFLLTAEQETLMFPTMEVKVVDTTGAGDAFNGGLATALSKGNDLRQAIYFATAVASLSVTKVGTAPAMPTNDEVQQFLSTFDQKAYWEQVK, from the coding sequence ATGGCAGAACGTGTGACGGTAATTGGTAGTTTTGTAGTTGATCTTATGGCACGGTCCCCTCATATCCCGGTACAGGGAGAGACGGTAAAGGGAAGCATTTTCAAGATGGGGCCTGGGGGGAAAGGGTCAAATCAGGCAGTAGCTGCCCACCGCTCGGGTGGGGATGTGGTGCTGGTCACAAAAGTGGGAAACGATGTTTTTGGCAAGGTTGCCAAGGATTTTTATGCTGGTGAACAGATGGATAGCCGATATGTGTTTGAGGATCCTGAGTTGGCAACGGGCATTGCCTTGATCATGGTTGATGAACATACCTCCCAGAACAGCATCACGGTTGTTCCTGGAGCTTGTGGTGCCATTAGCCAGGAGGAGATTCGATCCATCGATTCAATCTTGGATGATACCAATGTCCTGGTGGCACAGCTTGAGACTAACCTTGATATTCTTCCCCCTGCCGTAGAGCGCGTGCATGCCTCAGGTGGAATTGCTTTACTGAACCCTGCTCCAGCACCAGTTGAACCACTAGAAGACTCGTTTATCGGCATGTTTGACTTGGTAACTCCCAATGAGACTGAGGCATCCTGCCTGACTGGCATTGATGTTGTAGACCGTGAGAGTGCTCATAAGGCGGCCTTGGCCCTGCAAGCAAAAGGGGTCAAGGATGTCATCATTACCATGGGTAAGATGGGGTGTTTCCTGCTCACTGCTGAACAGGAAACTCTGATGTTCCCCACCATGGAAGTGAAGGTGGTGGATACCACCGGTGCAGGGGATGCATTCAACGGTGGATTGGCTACAGCCCTCAGCAAGGGGAATGATCTACGGCAGGCAATCTATTTTGCCACTGCCGTAGCATCTCTCTCCGTTACCAAGGTAGGTACTGCCCCTGCGATGCCCACCAATGATGAAGTGCAGCAGTTTCTTTCTACATTTGATCAAAAAGCCTATTGGGAGCAAGTGAAATGA
- a CDS encoding cupin domain-containing protein yields MILSRTAAEAVLSTTGSGNKVRWLVSKEDGSTNYEMREIRIPPGGKSSNGSHEHEHVVYVLQGKGRVVGPKEEKILLSGTSVFVPGGDEHQWVNDSREEDLVFLCVIPSGSEDFLK; encoded by the coding sequence ATGATTTTGAGCAGGACTGCAGCTGAGGCTGTGCTCAGTACTACTGGGTCAGGAAACAAGGTCCGTTGGCTGGTGAGCAAGGAAGATGGCTCAACCAATTACGAGATGCGGGAGATCAGGATCCCACCTGGTGGAAAGAGCAGTAACGGAAGTCATGAACATGAACATGTGGTGTATGTGCTGCAAGGAAAAGGTAGAGTTGTTGGTCCGAAGGAAGAAAAGATCCTGCTTTCGGGTACTTCGGTATTCGTTCCTGGAGGGGATGAGCATCAATGGGTGAATGACTCACGGGAAGAGGATTTGGTCTTTCTCTGTGTCATTCCATCGGGAAGTGAAGATTTTTTGAAGTGA
- a CDS encoding aldo/keto reductase, whose product MEYRYFGNTGLRMSAIAFGTQTFGWNIDEKESKGLLEEYTQAGGNYLDTADSYNNGDSERILGSWIKDIGSRRDDLIVGTKVFFPTGEDVNNTGASRKHILHSVESSLKRLNTEYIDLLQIHCFDKRTPFEETLRTLDDLISAGKVRYLGASNYTPSDLMKNLMIARYTNKEAFVSLQLEYSLLVRSPEWELIPLCKREGVGMLAWSPLAGGWLSGKYRRGKDIPKNSRAGRKDRWDDQAEQRGSDQAYDIIDVLHEIAEEVGHSVSQVSINWVRQNPAGIIPLIGARTVSQLKENLDSLSWSLSDDQMKRLNEVSSIGKPSPYSFIERYTRE is encoded by the coding sequence ATGGAGTATCGCTATTTTGGAAATACAGGGTTGCGTATGAGTGCCATTGCTTTCGGTACGCAGACCTTTGGTTGGAATATTGATGAGAAGGAGTCAAAGGGCCTGCTCGAGGAGTACACCCAAGCAGGGGGGAATTACCTTGATACTGCTGACTCCTACAACAATGGAGATTCGGAGAGGATCCTGGGTTCCTGGATCAAGGATATCGGTTCCCGGAGGGATGATTTAATCGTAGGTACTAAGGTGTTCTTCCCAACGGGTGAGGATGTCAATAATACCGGGGCAAGCCGAAAACACATCCTGCACAGTGTGGAGTCTAGCCTTAAACGCCTTAATACCGAATATATTGATTTGCTGCAGATCCATTGTTTTGATAAAAGGACCCCCTTCGAGGAGACCTTAAGAACGCTGGATGATCTCATATCAGCAGGAAAGGTACGGTATCTTGGTGCCTCCAACTACACCCCATCAGATCTAATGAAAAACCTTATGATCGCCCGTTATACCAACAAGGAAGCTTTTGTCAGCCTTCAGTTGGAGTACAGCCTCCTTGTGCGAAGTCCTGAGTGGGAACTCATTCCGCTGTGCAAGAGAGAAGGTGTGGGCATGCTTGCCTGGTCCCCCTTGGCAGGAGGTTGGCTCAGTGGAAAATACCGAAGAGGAAAGGATATCCCCAAAAATAGTCGTGCAGGCAGGAAGGACCGGTGGGATGACCAAGCTGAACAACGGGGAAGTGACCAAGCCTATGACATTATAGATGTCTTGCATGAGATTGCTGAGGAAGTAGGGCACAGTGTTTCACAGGTAAGTATCAACTGGGTGAGACAGAACCCAGCAGGTATCATTCCTCTCATAGGAGCTAGGACTGTCAGCCAGCTCAAGGAGAATCTTGATTCACTGTCCTGGTCATTGAGTGATGATCAGATGAAACGGCTGAACGAAGTCAGTTCCATTGGAAAACCATCGCCTTACAGCTTTATCGAGCGATATACAAGGGAGTAG